A portion of the Algisphaera agarilytica genome contains these proteins:
- a CDS encoding beta-ketoacyl-ACP synthase 3: MDDQLLATYRAMRTARTTNAIEAELASGGDSFFHLPTTGHESVAAWNAFLTPDDWIHTHYRDQALWIARGIPPKAVFDAALCNADNYSSGRQMVGFQASRKLNMPSTVVPVANNCTQAVGIAAHLEEQRKLGKNDSNPVVLCGMGDGTTQQGEVYEAIADAVRRHLPVLFYIMDNGYAISTPTHQQTFFDRPEGPADEFYGLPIHRFDGRDVMPEMPRMGALVDHVRNSRGPAIAIVRVDRLSSHTNADDHRVYRAAETIEELKNTSDPLANFRRSMIERGFDEAKLDAIDAELEKEIRHVSELSRRVGDPETTYTVSRELPAKLQRDADEYRGESNAKSNGSDSLMMIEAMRETLRHRLDTDDNVVLLGEDIEDPKGDVFGVTRGLSTAFPGRVQNTALTESTIIGGAIGRAMAGGRPVGFIQFADFLPNGISQIISELGSIYWRSGGEFECPVILMVTCGAYRPGLGPFHANTYESMLAHIPGVDVVMPSTAGDAAGLLNAAFESKRPTIFLYPKVCLNDRALATSPDVDKQLVPLGKARLETQGDDLTLVGWGSTMPIVRDVAAEITKQTSRTVDLFDLRSIDPWDRPGIAASAAKTGRLLVVHEDNLTVGFGAEIVAAVTEDVSNADPGMRAAARMDLKVKRITRPDTYVPTNYKNQLEILPSFRRTLTAACELLDLTVDFGTTSEAAASVGGGEIETIEAQGSAPTDQAVTVVQWLCKPGEAVTNGQVIAELEADKAIFEYSAPYDAVVAELLLPEGEQVDVGTPMLKLEKPTLAADADLDDPLSAPVVKRPAREDRGTPTITDPTGVPTSVGMEPTHKTPGVAPVRVGGRQVRVYLSPVHYAEGTDRLTNADLIRRFPDYTSDDIIKRTGIESRPYCSHKQNALSMAIDAAQKALAAEGLTVHDLTGIVCHTTTPPLNTPSMACMVLNALDPTGDAELMVYDVNAACSGWLYALDAAHNTIQHNPDSAVLVVTTECLSRVVNPDDFGTAILFGDAATATVARGAVAPGSGPAKDEDFDIPAGSMMLSQPVLAGKADPAHAITVGFEGRGHITMQGKRVFTEAVRAMTKMTNQAFERSGAALEDLDWLVPHQANARILEAARIRLKIPKEKIINLIDVHGNTSSSSIPISIAKSTEKFEPGNIVGVCAFGGGFTFGAAILEIV; encoded by the coding sequence ATGGACGACCAACTGCTGGCCACCTACCGGGCGATGCGCACCGCGCGCACGACCAACGCCATCGAGGCCGAGCTCGCCTCGGGCGGCGACTCGTTCTTCCACCTGCCCACGACCGGACACGAGTCGGTCGCCGCGTGGAACGCCTTCCTCACCCCCGACGACTGGATCCACACCCACTACCGCGACCAGGCCTTGTGGATCGCCCGCGGCATCCCGCCCAAAGCCGTGTTCGATGCCGCGCTGTGCAACGCTGACAACTACAGCTCGGGCCGTCAGATGGTCGGCTTCCAGGCCAGCCGCAAACTGAACATGCCCAGCACCGTCGTGCCCGTGGCGAACAACTGCACCCAGGCCGTGGGCATCGCCGCGCACCTCGAAGAGCAGCGCAAGCTCGGCAAGAACGATTCGAATCCCGTGGTCCTCTGCGGCATGGGCGACGGCACCACCCAGCAGGGCGAGGTCTATGAAGCCATCGCCGACGCCGTCCGCCGCCACCTGCCCGTGTTGTTCTACATCATGGACAACGGCTACGCGATCTCCACGCCCACCCATCAGCAAACCTTCTTCGACCGCCCCGAAGGCCCCGCCGACGAGTTCTACGGCCTGCCCATCCACCGCTTTGATGGCCGCGATGTCATGCCCGAGATGCCCCGCATGGGCGCCCTCGTCGACCACGTCCGCAACAGCCGCGGCCCCGCCATCGCCATCGTCCGTGTAGATCGTTTGTCGAGTCACACGAATGCCGACGACCACCGTGTCTATCGCGCCGCCGAGACCATCGAAGAACTCAAGAACACCTCCGATCCATTGGCGAATTTCCGCCGGTCGATGATCGAGCGCGGATTCGACGAGGCGAAGCTCGACGCGATCGACGCCGAGCTCGAAAAAGAAATCCGCCACGTCAGCGAGCTGTCCCGCCGCGTGGGCGACCCCGAGACGACCTACACCGTCAGCCGTGAGCTGCCCGCCAAGCTCCAGCGCGACGCGGATGAATACCGCGGTGAATCTAACGCCAAGAGCAACGGCTCGGACAGCCTCATGATGATCGAGGCGATGCGCGAAACTCTCCGCCACCGCCTCGACACCGACGACAACGTCGTCCTCCTCGGCGAAGACATCGAAGACCCCAAGGGCGACGTCTTCGGCGTCACCCGCGGCTTGTCCACCGCCTTCCCCGGCCGCGTCCAAAACACCGCGCTCACCGAGTCCACCATCATCGGCGGCGCGATCGGCCGAGCCATGGCCGGCGGACGCCCCGTCGGCTTCATCCAGTTCGCCGACTTCCTGCCCAACGGCATCAGCCAGATCATCAGCGAGCTCGGCAGCATCTACTGGCGCTCCGGCGGCGAGTTCGAATGCCCCGTGATCCTCATGGTCACCTGCGGCGCCTACCGCCCCGGCCTCGGCCCGTTCCACGCCAACACCTACGAGTCGATGCTCGCCCACATCCCCGGCGTCGACGTCGTCATGCCCTCCACCGCCGGCGACGCCGCGGGCCTGCTCAACGCCGCCTTCGAATCCAAGCGTCCCACCATCTTTCTCTACCCGAAGGTGTGTCTTAACGACCGCGCCCTGGCCACCTCGCCCGACGTCGACAAGCAGCTCGTCCCCCTCGGCAAGGCCCGCCTCGAAACCCAGGGCGACGACCTCACCCTCGTCGGCTGGGGCAGCACGATGCCCATCGTCCGCGACGTCGCCGCCGAGATCACCAAGCAAACCTCCCGCACCGTCGACCTGTTCGACCTGCGCAGCATCGACCCGTGGGACCGCCCGGGCATCGCCGCCTCCGCCGCGAAGACCGGCCGCCTCCTCGTCGTCCACGAAGACAACCTCACCGTCGGCTTCGGCGCCGAGATCGTCGCCGCTGTCACCGAAGACGTCTCCAACGCCGACCCCGGCATGCGGGCTGCAGCCCGCATGGACCTCAAAGTCAAACGCATCACCCGCCCCGACACCTACGTCCCGACGAACTACAAGAACCAGCTCGAGATCCTCCCGAGTTTCCGCCGCACCCTCACCGCCGCCTGTGAATTACTCGACCTGACCGTCGATTTCGGCACCACCTCCGAAGCCGCAGCATCCGTCGGCGGCGGCGAGATCGAAACCATCGAAGCCCAAGGCTCCGCCCCCACCGATCAGGCCGTCACCGTCGTCCAATGGCTGTGCAAGCCCGGCGAAGCCGTGACCAACGGCCAGGTCATCGCCGAACTCGAAGCCGACAAAGCCATCTTCGAATACTCCGCCCCCTACGACGCCGTCGTCGCCGAGCTCCTCCTGCCCGAAGGCGAACAGGTCGATGTCGGCACCCCGATGCTCAAGCTCGAGAAGCCCACCCTCGCTGCTGATGCGGACCTTGACGACCCGCTCTCGGCCCCCGTCGTCAAACGCCCCGCCCGCGAAGACCGCGGCACCCCCACAATCACCGACCCCACCGGCGTGCCGACTTCAGTCGGCATGGAACCCACCCACAAAACCCCCGGCGTCGCCCCCGTCCGCGTCGGCGGCCGCCAGGTCCGCGTCTACCTCTCGCCCGTCCACTACGCCGAGGGCACCGACCGCCTCACCAACGCCGACCTCATCCGCCGCTTCCCCGACTACACCAGCGACGACATCATCAAACGCACCGGCATCGAGTCGCGTCCCTACTGCTCCCACAAGCAGAACGCCCTCTCGATGGCCATCGACGCCGCCCAGAAAGCGCTCGCCGCCGAGGGCCTTACCGTCCACGACCTCACCGGCATCGTCTGCCACACCACCACGCCGCCGCTCAACACCCCGAGCATGGCCTGCATGGTGCTCAACGCCCTCGACCCCACCGGCGACGCCGAGCTCATGGTCTACGACGTCAACGCCGCCTGCTCCGGCTGGCTCTACGCCCTCGACGCCGCCCACAACACCATCCAGCACAACCCCGACTCCGCCGTCCTCGTCGTCACCACCGAGTGCCTCTCCCGCGTGGTCAACCCCGACGACTTCGGCACCGCCATCCTCTTCGGCGACGCCGCCACCGCCACCGTCGCCCGCGGCGCCGTCGCCCCCGGGAGCGGCCCCGCCAAGGACGAAGACTTCGACATCCCCGCCGGGTCCATGATGCTCAGCCAACCCGTCCTCGCCGGTAAGGCCGACCCCGCCCACGCCATCACCGTCGGCTTCGAGGGCCGCGGCCACATCACCATGCAGGGCAAACGCGTCTTCACCGAAGCCGTCCGCGCCATGACCAAGATGACCAACCAGGCCTTCGAACGCTCCGGCGCCGCCCTCGAAGACCTCGACTGGCTCGTCCCCCACCAGGCCAACGCCCGCATCCTCGAAGCCGCCCGCATCCGCCTGAAGATCCCCAAAGAAAAAATCATCAACCTCATCGACGTCCACGGCAACACCAGCTCCTCGTCGATCCCCATCTCCATCGCCAAGTCCACCGAAAAATTCGAACCCGGCAACATCGTCGGCGTCTGCGCCTTCGGCGGCGGCTTCACTTTCGGCGCCGCGATCCTTGAGATCGTTTGA
- a CDS encoding MBL fold metallo-hydrolase: MQVASGIHQFQTGDFNWYVVEAHGRLTVVDCGWPRHYRALLDGLEAMGRSVADVEAILLTHAHADHTGFAERLRKEAQAPVWVHEDDHGMALRRGQLPWFALVSRSWHPHLFGMLLHGALNGVFNLPRITEAKTFADGQTLDVPGRPVVIHTPGHTPGQVSFHFPDRNTLICGDTLVTLELLSGKAVTPQLAYEALNANGETSRRSLDKLRHLGEITLLPGHGKPWTGHLAEALAEV, encoded by the coding sequence ATGCAAGTGGCTTCGGGCATCCATCAATTCCAGACCGGCGACTTCAATTGGTACGTCGTCGAAGCGCACGGCCGACTGACCGTGGTCGATTGCGGTTGGCCTCGGCACTACCGGGCGTTGCTCGACGGGCTCGAGGCGATGGGCCGATCGGTGGCGGACGTCGAGGCGATCCTGCTGACCCACGCCCACGCGGACCACACCGGCTTTGCCGAGCGGCTGCGGAAGGAAGCCCAGGCTCCCGTCTGGGTCCACGAAGACGACCACGGCATGGCGCTCCGCCGGGGGCAGCTGCCGTGGTTCGCGCTGGTCAGCCGATCGTGGCACCCGCACTTGTTCGGCATGCTGCTGCACGGGGCGCTCAACGGCGTGTTCAACCTCCCCCGCATCACCGAAGCCAAGACCTTTGCCGACGGCCAAACCCTCGACGTCCCCGGTCGCCCGGTCGTCATCCATACCCCCGGCCACACGCCCGGCCAGGTCTCGTTCCACTTCCCCGATCGAAACACGCTGATCTGCGGAGATACGCTCGTCACCCTCGAACTGCTCTCCGGCAAAGCCGTCACCCCGCAACTCGCCTACGAAGCACTGAACGCCAACGGCGAAACATCACGTCGATCCCTCGACAAGCTGCGCCACCTCGGCGAGATCACGCTGCTGCCCGGACACGGCAAGCCGTGGACCGGCCACCTCGCCGAAGCGCTCGCCGAGGTGTAG
- the mnmC gene encoding FAD-dependent 5-carboxymethylaminomethyl-2-thiouridine(34) oxidoreductase MnmC has product MPIQPAQIKFDDQGNAYSEAFDDIYFNPNNAAGKTNHLFHRATRFDEKLSQLDPGAALVVGELGFGLGLNFLGTWAKFKQLAPAGSRLHYVGLDVAPPSHEQLEQALSRFVEWSQEVRQLLEEWPGRVAGVHRLRLDRCDLTLHLGDIEAMLPGVEARADAWFLDGFAPEKNPAMWSTQVAQQLITRTQPGGTVGSFTAAGHVRRALADAGFEVERLPGDPFKRHILAAQKPVTDDTQHEGAKPSRRIAVVGAGWAGLSVAQELHRRGHEVVLLDASRPGAGASGNQQAICAPVLDAAPSARQDYYRSAFVLASRQSSRCGVLRKPDTQKDAAALQQAAEVFGDLDGRFAWQDSPEPGLWMPQAGVATFWDFAELVLADLPESACRWPFVVEELSRAGDGWCLRSTADETIQADAVVLACAAATRRFAPTANWPLQVIRGQASEVTATPESSAREHADVGEAYLCPALNGIHSVGATFDPGDTDLSVRPDDHNDNRRRALLTDPDWANAMDWDKPTARVGLRCNTPDYLPMIGPVPHLLRCREYAASLPAHTAPANADWPTLPGLYAVTALGSHGVISSALAASIIADTLDGTPMPCSSPAALAVHPARYLTRAAKRRQPPAYPNVSAP; this is encoded by the coding sequence TTGCCCATCCAACCCGCCCAAATCAAGTTCGATGATCAAGGCAACGCCTACAGCGAGGCGTTCGACGATATCTACTTCAACCCCAACAACGCTGCGGGCAAGACCAATCACCTGTTTCACCGTGCGACACGCTTCGATGAAAAACTGAGCCAACTCGATCCGGGGGCAGCGCTCGTCGTAGGCGAGTTGGGGTTCGGGCTGGGGCTGAACTTTCTGGGTACGTGGGCCAAATTCAAACAGCTCGCCCCGGCGGGCAGTCGACTGCATTACGTCGGGCTCGACGTAGCGCCGCCCAGCCACGAGCAGCTTGAGCAAGCCCTGTCGCGTTTTGTCGAATGGTCGCAAGAGGTGCGGCAGCTTCTCGAAGAGTGGCCGGGGCGAGTGGCGGGTGTTCACCGACTCCGCCTCGACCGCTGCGACCTGACGCTGCACCTGGGTGACATCGAAGCGATGCTGCCCGGAGTGGAGGCCCGGGCGGACGCGTGGTTTCTCGACGGCTTTGCGCCCGAGAAGAACCCCGCGATGTGGTCCACGCAGGTCGCCCAGCAACTCATCACCCGCACCCAGCCCGGCGGCACGGTGGGAAGTTTCACCGCAGCCGGCCACGTGCGACGCGCGCTGGCCGACGCGGGCTTCGAGGTCGAGCGCCTCCCCGGCGACCCGTTCAAACGCCACATCCTCGCGGCACAAAAACCCGTGACAGACGACACGCAACACGAAGGCGCCAAGCCTTCCCGTCGCATCGCGGTGGTGGGTGCGGGCTGGGCGGGGTTAAGCGTAGCGCAGGAGCTGCATCGCCGCGGGCACGAGGTCGTGCTTCTCGATGCCAGCCGTCCGGGGGCGGGCGCTTCGGGCAATCAACAGGCGATCTGTGCCCCCGTGCTCGACGCCGCGCCTTCGGCACGGCAGGACTACTATCGCTCCGCCTTCGTCCTCGCCTCGCGCCAATCCAGCCGATGTGGCGTGCTGCGCAAACCCGACACGCAGAAAGACGCCGCGGCTCTGCAGCAAGCCGCGGAAGTCTTCGGCGACCTCGACGGCCGATTCGCTTGGCAAGACAGCCCCGAGCCGGGCCTCTGGATGCCGCAAGCGGGCGTTGCAACGTTCTGGGATTTTGCCGAACTGGTACTGGCCGATCTTCCCGAGAGCGCGTGTCGTTGGCCGTTTGTTGTCGAAGAGCTCAGCCGTGCCGGGGATGGTTGGTGTTTGCGATCCACGGCCGACGAAACGATCCAAGCCGACGCGGTGGTCCTCGCTTGCGCGGCAGCGACCCGTCGGTTCGCGCCCACCGCTAACTGGCCGCTGCAAGTCATCCGCGGCCAGGCCAGCGAGGTCACCGCCACGCCCGAAAGCTCCGCCCGGGAGCACGCCGACGTGGGCGAGGCGTACCTCTGCCCCGCGCTTAACGGCATACACAGCGTCGGAGCCACGTTCGATCCGGGCGACACCGATCTTTCTGTCCGCCCAGATGACCACAACGACAACCGCCGACGCGCACTCCTCACCGACCCCGACTGGGCCAACGCCATGGATTGGGACAAGCCCACTGCACGCGTCGGTTTGCGTTGCAACACGCCCGACTACCTGCCGATGATCGGCCCCGTGCCCCACCTGTTGCGTTGCCGGGAGTACGCCGCATCATTGCCCGCCCACACCGCACCGGCGAATGCGGACTGGCCGACGCTGCCCGGGCTCTACGCCGTCACCGCGTTGGGTTCGCACGGCGTGATCTCCTCGGCCCTTGCCGCCTCGATCATCGCCGACACCCTCGACGGCACCCCGATGCCCTGCTCATCGCCCGCCGCCCTGGCGGTACACCCCGCGCGGTACCTCACGCGTGCCGCCAAACGACGCCAGCCGCCCGCCTACCCCAACGTGTCGGCCCCATAG
- a CDS encoding DUF805 domain-containing protein: protein MNAMVEFFLLALLAAVIGLVFATIFRKAGYSPWWGALMFVPVVNLIWLIYFATSDWPILRELVFRRMDLGDASAEDNRTLIRAAYALEQQKRWEEAVRVYTAIAEHPELASAEYAANCAQRLKERIALHQGDA from the coding sequence ATGAACGCCATGGTTGAATTCTTCCTGCTTGCATTGCTTGCTGCGGTCATCGGCCTTGTTTTCGCAACGATTTTCCGCAAAGCGGGCTACTCCCCTTGGTGGGGTGCGCTCATGTTTGTGCCCGTGGTCAACCTGATCTGGCTCATTTACTTTGCCACGAGCGACTGGCCCATTCTCCGTGAACTCGTATTCCGCCGGATGGACCTGGGCGATGCAAGTGCCGAGGACAACCGCACTTTGATTAGAGCCGCGTATGCGTTGGAACAGCAAAAAAGATGGGAAGAAGCCGTCCGCGTCTACACCGCAATCGCAGAGCACCCCGAACTGGCCAGCGCCGAGTACGCCGCGAACTGTGCCCAGCGATTGAAAGAACGCATCGCCTTGCATCAAGGTGATGCGTGA
- a CDS encoding class I SAM-dependent methyltransferase, with protein sequence MTEYPLATWQAVADQDELLQRAAETDPVDVASVSRLRKHYSAHEVGIALELVQARKKAAAKFPDHADQLLADVSGIEQASSLHSARHKAQRIAGAGVSHVIDLCCGIGGDAMGFTAEGLGVTAIDRDPVRAWMAQENAGGGSRVIDAESLLDSEVLADTALHLDPARRTGAGRVFRFADYQPDPATIAALLGRYPDAAVKLSPAVNPAELDEHLPDAAPSGEIEFISEVGRLVQAVLWTGRLAHDTSRTATLLTSDQTHTLTGEPDEPAFGFAQRYLFTVDSAVERAGLMHLLGLPAIHPRLGLLTADHPVDSPWLTGFELLAELPYSAKNPKKIKAWLDDHDAGLVEIKTRGKAVDPDPLQRALRGTGSTPYTLFVLRFDQKLACLICRRLA encoded by the coding sequence GTGACCGAATACCCTCTCGCAACCTGGCAGGCCGTGGCCGATCAGGACGAGCTGTTGCAACGCGCTGCGGAAACCGATCCCGTCGATGTCGCTTCGGTCAGCCGTCTACGCAAGCACTACTCAGCCCACGAAGTCGGCATCGCGCTCGAACTCGTTCAGGCCCGCAAGAAAGCCGCCGCCAAGTTCCCCGACCACGCCGACCAACTGCTGGCGGACGTCTCGGGGATCGAGCAGGCCAGCTCGCTGCATTCAGCCAGACATAAAGCCCAACGCATCGCTGGTGCAGGCGTCTCGCACGTCATCGATCTGTGTTGCGGCATCGGTGGGGATGCGATGGGCTTTACCGCCGAGGGCCTCGGCGTCACCGCGATCGACCGCGACCCGGTCCGCGCGTGGATGGCCCAGGAAAACGCGGGTGGTGGTTCACGGGTAATCGATGCCGAGTCGCTGCTGGATTCGGAAGTTCTCGCCGACACCGCGTTGCACCTCGACCCCGCACGTCGCACCGGTGCGGGCCGGGTGTTCCGCTTCGCCGACTATCAACCCGACCCCGCCACCATCGCCGCGCTGCTGGGCCGGTACCCCGACGCGGCGGTAAAGCTCAGCCCCGCCGTGAACCCGGCGGAACTGGACGAGCACCTGCCCGACGCCGCGCCCTCGGGCGAGATCGAATTCATCAGCGAGGTCGGCCGCCTCGTCCAAGCCGTGCTCTGGACTGGGCGTCTGGCCCACGACACCAGCCGCACCGCGACTCTGCTCACCTCCGACCAAACCCACACGCTCACCGGCGAACCCGACGAACCCGCGTTCGGCTTCGCACAGCGTTACCTGTTCACCGTCGATTCCGCGGTTGAACGTGCCGGGCTGATGCACCTTCTGGGCCTGCCCGCGATCCACCCGCGTCTGGGCCTGCTGACCGCCGACCACCCCGTGGACAGCCCCTGGCTGACGGGCTTCGAGCTGCTGGCCGAGCTCCCCTACTCCGCCAAGAACCCCAAGAAGATCAAGGCCTGGCTGGACGATCACGACGCGGGCCTCGTCGAGATCAAGACCCGCGGCAAGGCCGTCGACCCCGACCCGCTGCAACGCGCCCTGCGCGGCACGGGCTCCACGCCTTACACCCTATTTGTCCTGCGCTTCGACCAGAAGCTCGCCTGCCTGATCTGCCGTCGCTTGGCCTGA
- a CDS encoding tetratricopeptide repeat protein, translated as MTPSLRPTLLLALTLLVTGCGTFGPTPKQKQVDKHLADAREFREQGLDDSSLAALSLALEVNPKLTEAHMGMGEIFRERGDYNLALDSYEAAVAIEPNNFKAHYYLGLTNQLTGDAEQAVQTYLKALAISPQDFLANRDIASAYLQLGEPQKALPYARLATKVNPESQPAWSNLAATYSLMGEYEKAIDAYRTANELGELADPVLLGLADAHIRLGNYPRAINTLNSLILSSPSSTAHERLGYALFKMRRFEDALDQYENALQFDTEDIAALNGAGACYMTLYIEGERENRFQSERAKECWRRSVQLYPDQPRIVDLLSRYSRI; from the coding sequence ATGACACCCAGCCTTCGGCCAACCTTGCTCCTCGCGCTTACGCTGCTCGTCACCGGCTGCGGCACCTTCGGCCCTACCCCCAAACAGAAGCAGGTCGACAAACACCTCGCCGACGCCCGCGAGTTCCGCGAGCAGGGCCTGGACGACTCCTCGCTCGCCGCCCTGTCCCTCGCCCTCGAAGTCAACCCCAAGCTGACCGAGGCCCATATGGGTATGGGTGAGATCTTCCGTGAACGCGGCGACTACAACCTGGCCCTGGACAGCTACGAGGCCGCCGTCGCCATCGAGCCCAACAACTTCAAGGCCCACTACTACCTGGGCCTGACCAACCAGCTCACCGGCGACGCCGAGCAGGCCGTCCAGACCTACCTCAAGGCCCTGGCCATCTCCCCGCAGGACTTCCTGGCCAACCGCGACATCGCCTCGGCCTACCTCCAGCTCGGCGAACCGCAGAAGGCCCTGCCTTACGCCCGCCTCGCCACCAAGGTCAACCCCGAGTCGCAGCCCGCCTGGTCCAACCTCGCCGCGACCTACTCGCTGATGGGCGAGTACGAAAAAGCCATCGACGCCTACCGCACCGCCAACGAGCTCGGCGAACTCGCCGACCCCGTGCTGCTGGGCCTGGCCGACGCCCACATCCGACTGGGCAACTACCCCCGCGCGATCAACACGCTCAACTCGCTGATCCTCTCCAGCCCGTCGTCCACCGCGCACGAACGCTTGGGCTACGCCCTGTTCAAGATGCGTCGTTTCGAGGACGCGCTCGACCAGTACGAGAACGCGTTGCAGTTCGACACCGAAGACATCGCCGCGCTCAACGGCGCGGGCGCGTGTTACATGACGCTGTACATCGAAGGCGAGCGTGAAAACCGCTTCCAGTCCGAGCGTGCGAAAGAGTGCTGGCGTCGCAGCGTGCAGCTCTACCCCGACCAGCCGCGCATCGTCGACCTGCTCTCGCGCTACAGCCGGATCTGA
- a CDS encoding NAD+ synthase → MKIALAQINPTVGDIAGNALLITRDIRAAREKGAELVVFPELAIIGYPPKDLLLKPAVIEQCVEAIEALSAECVGITAVVGYPCPSDSAEQGRALYNAAAVCADGKIVHRHIKSLLPTYDVFDEHRYFEPGPEVDLTEIDGVKLGISVCEDLWNERDMFSRRLYHDNPIDELAALGAQLFVNCSASPFVVRKHAFRKKLMSHVAKKHGLPLVYCNQVGGNDELVFDGRSCVFDGQGNLIAHGKAFEEDLVVVDLESAAPIERPPLPVLAEAYEALVLGLRDYCRKCGFKRIVLGLSGGIDSAVTAAVAVAALGSENVRGVGMPSRYSSGGSVDDARKLAENLGIQFDVIPIESAHTAVESMLADVFAGREPDVTEENIQARLRGVVLMAMSNKFASLLLTTGNKSEVAVGYCTLYGDMNGGFSVLSDVPKTMVFELAEWMNTDACPLQRELNGEVIPVNTITKPPSAELRPDQKDSDSLPPYDVLDNIIERYVEREHSAKRIIEDTGYDTELVLRIVRLIDLNEYKRKQAAPGLKITSRAFGFGRRMPIAQRYDNRNGVL, encoded by the coding sequence ATGAAGATCGCTCTAGCACAAATCAATCCGACGGTAGGAGATATCGCCGGTAACGCTCTACTCATCACCCGCGATATCCGTGCGGCACGCGAAAAAGGCGCCGAACTGGTGGTTTTCCCGGAGCTTGCGATTATCGGGTATCCCCCCAAGGACCTGCTGCTCAAGCCGGCGGTGATCGAGCAGTGCGTGGAGGCGATCGAAGCGTTATCGGCCGAGTGTGTCGGGATCACCGCGGTGGTCGGCTACCCCTGCCCGTCGGATTCGGCCGAGCAGGGGCGGGCTCTGTACAACGCTGCGGCGGTGTGTGCGGACGGGAAGATCGTGCATCGCCACATCAAGAGTCTGCTGCCGACTTACGACGTGTTTGATGAGCACCGCTACTTCGAGCCGGGGCCGGAGGTCGACCTCACGGAGATCGACGGGGTGAAGCTCGGCATCAGCGTGTGCGAAGACCTGTGGAACGAGCGCGACATGTTCAGCCGTCGGCTGTACCACGACAACCCGATCGACGAGTTGGCGGCCTTGGGGGCGCAGCTGTTTGTGAACTGCTCGGCCTCGCCGTTCGTGGTGCGCAAGCACGCGTTCCGCAAGAAGCTCATGTCGCACGTCGCCAAGAAGCACGGCCTGCCGCTGGTGTACTGCAACCAGGTCGGTGGTAACGACGAGTTGGTCTTCGACGGCCGGTCGTGTGTGTTCGACGGCCAAGGGAACCTGATCGCGCACGGCAAGGCCTTTGAGGAAGACCTGGTGGTGGTGGACTTGGAGTCGGCGGCTCCCATCGAGCGTCCGCCGCTTCCGGTCTTGGCCGAGGCCTACGAAGCGCTCGTCCTCGGGCTGCGGGACTACTGCCGCAAGTGCGGATTCAAGCGGATCGTGCTCGGCTTGTCCGGCGGGATCGACTCGGCGGTGACCGCGGCGGTTGCGGTCGCGGCGCTGGGCAGCGAGAACGTGCGCGGCGTGGGCATGCCCAGCCGGTACTCGTCGGGCGGCTCGGTGGACGATGCGCGGAAGCTCGCAGAAAACCTGGGGATCCAGTTCGACGTGATCCCAATCGAGTCGGCCCACACCGCGGTGGAGAGCATGCTCGCCGACGTGTTCGCGGGGCGCGAGCCGGACGTGACCGAAGAGAACATCCAGGCGCGTCTGCGTGGCGTCGTGCTCATGGCGATGAGCAACAAGTTCGCCAGTTTGCTTCTGACCACCGGCAACAAGAGCGAGGTCGCGGTGGGCTACTGTACGCTCTACGGCGACATGAACGGCGGGTTCAGCGTGCTCAGCGACGTGCCCAAGACGATGGTCTTCGAGCTCGCCGAGTGGATGAACACCGACGCTTGCCCTCTACAACGTGAACTCAATGGCGAGGTCATCCCCGTCAACACGATCACCAAGCCGCCGTCCGCGGAGCTGCGGCCGGATCAGAAGGACTCGGACTCGCTGCCGCCGTACGACGTGCTGGACAACATCATCGAGCGATACGTCGAACGCGAGCACTCAGCCAAGCGGATCATCGAAGACACGGGGTACGACACCGAGCTGGTCCTGCGGATCGTGCGATTGATCGACCTGAACGAGTACAAACGCAAGCAAGCGGCCCCGGGCCTGAAGATCACCAGCCGGGCGTTTGGCTTCGGTCGCCGGATGCCGATCGCCCAGCGGTACGACAACCGCAATGGTGTGCTTTAA